One Mycolicibacterium fortuitum subsp. fortuitum genomic window carries:
- a CDS encoding DUF4132 domain-containing protein, translating to MVMSPSWRRSILPRRDGPEVPIADVRVDAVSAIRSAITDTHRAELDAVAGYRGMVEELAVALRRFLAPGGNDPMGAAVIAGLDLVTDARPADWVDFWIADYGFEFAALAVMRSPGWAFRFWSSTDYPIPRCPLRLDRLGLARRMRARVTQIESADHDSTMSALNAARDTAQARCAAAFMFPTNRDWVTEACRSPVGLSEDRSRLELLTSVDSIDDVHRLLFTKRGDSFYQDYRHILPTLVDRFGDLLVPILDRLLREYLAKERAGTVAEALACLPGDAAFETLLRHSGLEGVRPGLARAVRNFPQRAERLLAERDDDLARQLLGPAEPAPAVSSQACALPELLADPPWQRTAKTPKLPVPSRPLQPPSPELAWTDEELTVARRFAAQPPKVMRSWADIERHREQSGEWICASDILVHGPDRLVEQLIASGWTPQWRSYFFGGWFGAALLRLGPRLDYLALAYADKCDDVAYLGPVRSELVATRIAEWLCGQRRSLIAVARAYLHRHGAAIAPFLVPAAAGPAGTTRSAAHTALRYLATHGSAEAVIAAVRGHDADAVPLVSAVLDVDPLLILPKRVPRLPDWARPALATPVLLADGTQLPFHAVESVAVMLMLSGPVLPYAGVAQLAQLCDVRSLSALSWALFDAWWTFGAPGAHKWALDALAWFADDESVDRIADMVKAWPSQGRGGRLPHGLDVLSTIGTDHALLTLFRLSKKGRSKPLKDKAAERLSQIAVARGLSDEQMADRLIPDLGLDEASAAVFDYGTRRFTVEFDELLQLVVRDQNGARLRSFPKPGVRDDAEIAEESHRRFTRLKREVRVVAKEQLPRLETAMTHERRWTTAEFEMFFVNHPVMVHLARRLVWGQFDESGALASTFRIAEDRSYADVDDTTAALEPGLPVGIVHPLHGSLAAWAEVFADYEILQPFPQVAREVIRATADDLASKTLGRFSDARAETFALLGLASRGWTVGEALDGPVRHDISRPAPRSRSVEIWVDPGIPFDPREVESQTIQVAVSEGTFGDLGVVFTSEVVTDVTGVLSR from the coding sequence GTGGTGATGTCCCCGAGTTGGCGCCGCTCGATCCTGCCGCGTCGCGACGGTCCCGAGGTGCCGATCGCCGATGTGCGCGTCGACGCCGTATCGGCCATCCGCAGCGCGATCACCGACACCCACCGCGCTGAGTTGGACGCGGTCGCCGGCTACCGCGGAATGGTCGAGGAGCTGGCCGTGGCGCTCCGACGGTTTCTGGCGCCCGGTGGCAACGATCCAATGGGTGCTGCCGTGATCGCCGGACTGGACCTGGTCACCGATGCCCGGCCGGCGGACTGGGTCGATTTCTGGATAGCCGACTACGGATTCGAATTCGCGGCGCTGGCAGTGATGCGATCCCCCGGGTGGGCGTTCAGGTTCTGGTCCAGCACGGATTACCCGATCCCTCGATGCCCACTTCGTCTCGACCGACTCGGTCTGGCCCGGCGGATGCGGGCACGGGTCACGCAGATCGAATCCGCCGACCACGACAGCACGATGTCAGCGCTGAATGCCGCTCGCGACACCGCACAGGCCAGGTGCGCCGCCGCGTTCATGTTCCCGACCAACCGGGACTGGGTCACCGAAGCATGCCGCTCCCCGGTCGGCCTCTCGGAGGACCGCTCGCGTCTGGAACTGTTGACCTCCGTCGACTCGATCGACGACGTGCACCGCCTGCTCTTCACCAAGCGCGGTGACTCCTTCTACCAGGATTACCGCCACATCCTGCCCACGCTGGTCGATCGGTTCGGCGACCTCCTGGTCCCGATCCTGGACCGGCTGTTGCGCGAATATCTGGCCAAGGAGAGGGCCGGGACGGTCGCCGAGGCCCTTGCATGTCTGCCCGGCGATGCCGCGTTCGAGACACTGCTCAGGCATTCCGGCCTGGAAGGCGTCCGACCGGGTCTGGCCCGGGCGGTTCGCAACTTCCCGCAGCGGGCGGAGCGACTCCTCGCGGAGCGCGACGACGACCTGGCGCGGCAGTTGCTCGGCCCGGCGGAGCCCGCACCGGCTGTCTCGTCGCAGGCGTGTGCGCTGCCAGAGCTGCTGGCGGACCCGCCGTGGCAACGCACCGCCAAGACGCCGAAGCTGCCCGTCCCGTCCCGACCGCTGCAACCGCCGTCGCCCGAATTGGCATGGACTGACGAAGAACTCACGGTGGCCCGCCGGTTTGCGGCTCAGCCGCCGAAGGTCATGCGGAGCTGGGCCGACATCGAACGGCATCGCGAACAGTCCGGCGAATGGATCTGTGCGAGCGACATTCTCGTCCACGGGCCGGATCGCCTGGTGGAGCAGCTCATCGCCTCGGGCTGGACCCCGCAGTGGCGGTCGTACTTCTTCGGAGGGTGGTTCGGTGCGGCACTCCTTCGGCTCGGCCCGCGCCTTGACTACCTCGCCCTTGCCTACGCGGACAAGTGTGACGATGTCGCCTACCTCGGCCCGGTTCGTAGCGAGCTCGTCGCCACCCGAATCGCCGAATGGCTTTGCGGGCAACGGCGTTCGCTGATCGCGGTGGCTCGTGCCTACCTGCATCGGCACGGGGCGGCCATCGCGCCGTTCCTGGTGCCCGCTGCTGCCGGCCCCGCGGGTACCACCCGCAGCGCGGCCCACACCGCTTTGCGCTATCTGGCGACCCATGGTTCGGCCGAGGCCGTGATCGCGGCGGTCCGCGGGCACGACGCCGATGCGGTCCCGCTGGTATCCGCGGTGCTCGACGTCGATCCTCTGCTGATCCTGCCGAAACGGGTCCCCCGGCTGCCGGATTGGGCCCGGCCGGCGCTGGCGACACCCGTGCTGCTGGCCGACGGCACGCAACTGCCGTTCCACGCAGTGGAGTCCGTCGCGGTGATGCTCATGCTGTCCGGTCCGGTGCTCCCGTACGCGGGAGTGGCGCAGCTGGCCCAGCTGTGCGATGTGCGGAGTCTCAGCGCATTGAGCTGGGCGCTCTTCGACGCGTGGTGGACGTTCGGCGCGCCTGGTGCACACAAGTGGGCCCTCGACGCACTGGCGTGGTTCGCCGATGACGAGAGTGTCGACCGGATCGCCGACATGGTGAAGGCGTGGCCGAGCCAGGGCAGGGGCGGACGGTTACCGCACGGGCTGGACGTGCTGAGCACCATCGGAACCGACCATGCGCTGCTGACGTTGTTCCGGCTGTCCAAGAAGGGGCGGTCGAAACCCTTGAAAGACAAGGCGGCTGAGCGGCTCAGTCAGATCGCCGTCGCACGGGGGCTCTCCGACGAGCAGATGGCGGATCGCCTGATACCCGACCTCGGCCTCGACGAAGCGTCGGCCGCCGTGTTCGACTACGGCACTCGGCGGTTCACGGTCGAGTTCGACGAATTGCTCCAACTGGTGGTGCGCGACCAGAACGGTGCGCGGTTGCGCAGCTTCCCCAAGCCCGGAGTGCGGGATGACGCCGAGATTGCCGAGGAGTCGCATCGGCGGTTCACGCGTCTCAAACGCGAGGTCCGCGTCGTGGCCAAGGAACAGCTACCGCGCCTCGAGACCGCGATGACTCACGAACGGCGCTGGACCACAGCCGAATTCGAGATGTTCTTCGTGAACCATCCTGTGATGGTGCATCTGGCGCGTCGGTTGGTGTGGGGGCAGTTCGACGAATCCGGGGCGTTGGCGAGCACCTTCCGGATCGCTGAGGACCGCAGCTATGCCGACGTCGACGACACCACCGCGGCGCTGGAACCGGGTCTGCCGGTCGGCATCGTTCATCCTCTGCACGGCAGCCTGGCCGCCTGGGCGGAGGTGTTCGCCGACTATGAGATTCTGCAGCCGTTCCCGCAGGTGGCGCGCGAGGTGATCCGGGCGACCGCAGACGACCTGGCCTCCAAGACGCTGGGGCGCTTCAGCGATGCGCGCGCCGAGACCTTCGCCTTGCTGGGACTGGCCAGTCGCGGCTGGACGGTCGGAGAGGCGCTCGACGGCCCGGTGCGGCACGACATCAGCCGGCCGGCACCTCGGAGTCGCTCGGTGGAGATCTGGGTGGATCCGGGCATACCCTTCGATCCGCGTGAGGTCGAATCCCAGACCATTCAGGTGGCGGTGAGTGAGGGAACGTTCGGCGATCTCGGTGTGGTGTTCACCTCCGAGGTGGTCACCGATGTCACGGGCGTGCTCAGCCGTTGA
- a CDS encoding LLM class F420-dependent oxidoreductase, whose amino-acid sequence MTHPIRIGVQLQPQHSPKYSHIRDAVRRCEDIGVDIAFNWDHFFPLYGDPDGAHYECWTMLGAWAEQTSRIEIGALVSCNSYRNPELLADMARTVDHISDGRLILGIGSGWKQKDYDEYGYEFGTAGSRLDDLAQALPRIEARLAKLNPAPIREIPILIGGQGERKTLRLVAEHADIWHAFVDRNTYPGKAEVLAEHCGITGRDPATVQRSAGVQETGGIDAMLAEADALADLGVSILTVGVNGPDYDLTAAEALCRWRDGRARKV is encoded by the coding sequence GTGACCCATCCCATTCGCATCGGCGTGCAACTGCAGCCGCAACACTCCCCCAAGTACAGCCACATCCGCGACGCAGTGCGCCGTTGTGAGGACATCGGCGTCGACATCGCCTTCAACTGGGATCACTTCTTCCCGCTCTACGGCGACCCCGACGGCGCGCACTACGAATGCTGGACGATGCTCGGCGCCTGGGCCGAGCAGACCTCACGCATCGAGATCGGTGCGCTGGTCAGCTGCAACTCCTACCGCAACCCCGAACTGCTGGCCGACATGGCCCGCACCGTCGACCACATTTCCGACGGCCGGCTCATCCTCGGCATCGGAAGCGGTTGGAAGCAAAAGGATTACGACGAGTACGGGTACGAGTTCGGCACTGCGGGCAGCCGCTTGGACGACCTGGCCCAGGCCCTGCCGCGCATCGAGGCACGGCTGGCCAAGCTCAACCCGGCACCCATCCGGGAGATCCCGATCTTGATCGGCGGCCAGGGGGAACGCAAGACCCTGCGCCTGGTGGCCGAGCACGCCGACATCTGGCACGCCTTCGTCGACCGCAACACATACCCGGGCAAGGCGGAGGTCCTGGCCGAGCACTGTGGCATCACCGGCCGTGACCCCGCGACCGTCCAGCGTTCGGCAGGAGTCCAGGAGACCGGCGGTATCGACGCCATGCTCGCCGAGGCCGATGCACTGGCCGACCTGGGGGTCAGCATCCTGACCGTCGGAGTCAACGGTCCGGACTACGATCTGACCGCCGCGGAGGCCCTCTGCCGCTGGCGGGATGGTCGCGCTCGCAAAGTTTAG
- a CDS encoding GntR family transcriptional regulator yields MPKNYGVKEKDQVVTHIINLVMTGKLRSGDRIDRNEIVRDLGLSRVPIQEAVVQLEHDGILSTRYHRGAFVSRFDEATVAEHHELYGILNGIASARCATNPTPRIVAHLDDTLRAMRSAKDTKAFQEACWVFRDAINDEYAGPRLHATIRAGKSFAPSEFWIGYPKAKAEFLAGYEEEMAAIQTRDPERARKACTERAERMAQIMIAELTRRGVFGDLRSP; encoded by the coding sequence GTGCCGAAGAATTACGGGGTCAAAGAGAAGGACCAGGTTGTCACGCACATCATCAACTTGGTGATGACGGGCAAGCTGCGCTCCGGTGACCGCATCGACCGCAACGAGATCGTCCGTGACCTCGGGCTCAGCCGCGTTCCGATCCAGGAAGCAGTGGTTCAGCTCGAGCACGACGGGATCCTCTCGACGCGATATCACCGCGGCGCATTTGTGTCCCGCTTCGACGAGGCCACCGTTGCCGAGCACCATGAGCTGTACGGGATTCTCAACGGCATCGCCTCGGCCCGCTGTGCCACCAACCCGACGCCGCGCATTGTCGCCCATCTCGATGACACGTTGCGCGCGATGCGTTCAGCAAAGGACACCAAGGCCTTCCAGGAGGCCTGCTGGGTGTTCCGCGACGCGATCAACGACGAGTACGCCGGACCGCGCCTGCATGCCACCATCCGCGCCGGTAAGAGCTTTGCGCCCTCGGAATTCTGGATCGGCTATCCGAAGGCCAAAGCCGAATTCCTGGCCGGCTACGAAGAGGAGATGGCCGCGATCCAGACCCGTGATCCCGAGCGCGCCCGTAAAGCCTGCACCGAGCGCGCAGAACGGATGGCGCAGATCATGATCGCCGAGCTCACCCGGCGCGGGGTGTTCGGCGACTTGCGGTCCCCTTGA
- a CDS encoding ABC transporter substrate-binding protein/permease, whose amino-acid sequence MYARRSAALLTTVLMLFGLVCAAPAGADVDQCAPPGVNSASALPTNLAAAATGPGADKYTTAGVVPLDTVRPENLGLGTPGVLTVGTLSDAPPSICINSAGQFTGFDNELLRAIADKLGLRINFVGTDFSGLLAQTASRRFDVASSSITTTDARRRTVGFTNGYDFGYFSLVVPTGSPITGFGQLAPGQRIGVVQGTVQEAYVIDTLHLQPVKFPDYNTVYASLKTRQIDAWVAPSQQASGTVQPGDPAQIIENTFSLDNFVAWAVAKENQPLIDALNSGLDTVIADGTWARLYSDWVPRALPPGWKPGSKAAPAPQLPDFAAIAAANEKPASAGSVAPKSTLAQLADSFLDWNLYKQAIPDLLRTGLPNTLILTVCASIIGLVLGMILAVAGISRSRWLRWPARVYTDIFRGLPEVVIILLIGLGIGPVVGSLTGNSPYPLGIAALGLMAAAYVGEIFRSGIQSVEPGQLEASRALGFSYTSSMRLVVIPQGIRRVLPALMNQFISLLKASSLVYFLGLVASQRELFQVGRDLNAQTGNLSPLVAAGLFYLLLTIPLTHLVNFVDNRLRKGRPPAQEDPLPPATTQEMI is encoded by the coding sequence ATGTACGCCAGACGATCGGCCGCGCTGCTGACCACGGTCCTGATGCTGTTCGGGCTGGTGTGTGCGGCACCGGCCGGCGCAGACGTCGACCAGTGCGCACCCCCCGGGGTGAACAGTGCCAGCGCGCTTCCCACCAACCTGGCCGCCGCGGCCACCGGACCCGGCGCCGACAAATACACCACCGCCGGCGTGGTCCCCCTGGACACCGTGCGGCCTGAGAACCTCGGCCTGGGGACCCCCGGCGTGCTCACCGTCGGCACGTTGTCGGACGCCCCACCGAGCATCTGCATCAACTCGGCCGGACAGTTCACCGGCTTCGACAACGAGCTCCTCCGTGCCATCGCCGACAAGCTCGGCCTGCGGATCAACTTCGTCGGCACCGACTTCTCCGGCCTGCTGGCCCAGACCGCGTCCCGGCGCTTCGACGTGGCGTCCTCGTCGATCACCACCACCGACGCCCGGCGCCGTACCGTCGGCTTCACCAACGGTTACGACTTCGGATACTTCTCGCTCGTCGTACCCACTGGTTCTCCGATCACCGGGTTCGGCCAGCTCGCCCCAGGACAGCGCATCGGGGTGGTGCAGGGCACCGTCCAAGAGGCCTACGTCATCGACACGCTGCACCTGCAGCCGGTGAAGTTCCCTGACTACAACACGGTCTACGCCAGCCTCAAGACCCGTCAGATCGACGCCTGGGTGGCGCCGTCACAGCAGGCCTCGGGCACGGTGCAACCCGGTGACCCGGCCCAGATCATCGAAAACACCTTCAGTCTGGACAATTTCGTGGCGTGGGCGGTGGCCAAGGAGAACCAGCCGCTGATCGACGCGCTCAACTCCGGACTGGACACCGTCATCGCCGACGGCACCTGGGCCAGGCTGTATTCCGACTGGGTGCCGCGGGCCCTGCCGCCCGGCTGGAAGCCAGGCTCGAAGGCCGCGCCCGCACCGCAGCTGCCCGATTTCGCCGCGATCGCCGCCGCGAACGAGAAACCCGCTTCGGCGGGATCGGTGGCTCCCAAATCCACTCTGGCGCAACTGGCCGACTCGTTCCTGGACTGGAATCTCTACAAGCAGGCGATCCCCGACCTGTTGCGCACCGGCCTACCCAACACGCTCATCCTGACCGTGTGCGCCAGCATCATCGGGCTCGTGCTCGGGATGATCCTGGCAGTGGCCGGTATCTCACGGTCCCGCTGGCTGCGCTGGCCGGCCCGGGTGTACACCGACATCTTCCGGGGCCTGCCCGAAGTGGTGATCATCCTGCTGATCGGGCTGGGGATCGGCCCAGTGGTCGGATCACTGACCGGCAACAGCCCCTATCCGCTGGGGATCGCGGCGCTCGGACTCATGGCGGCGGCTTACGTCGGCGAAATCTTCCGCTCCGGCATCCAGAGCGTCGAACCCGGACAACTGGAAGCCTCACGCGCGCTGGGCTTCAGCTACACCTCGTCGATGCGCCTGGTCGTCATCCCGCAGGGCATCCGCCGGGTGCTACCCGCGCTGATGAACCAGTTCATCTCTCTGCTCAAGGCCTCATCGCTGGTGTATTTCCTCGGCCTGGTCGCCAGCCAGCGGGAACTCTTCCAGGTGGGCCGAGACCTCAACGCCCAGACCGGCAATCTGTCTCCGCTGGTGGCGGCCGGACTGTTCTACCTGCTGCTGACCATCCCGCTGACCCATCTGGTGAACTTCGTCGACAACCGACTGCGCAAAGGCCGTCCCCCCGCACAGGAGGACCCCCTGCCCCCGGCCACCACCCAGGAGATGATCTGA
- a CDS encoding amino acid ABC transporter ATP-binding protein — MTAPQPVALAAKDIHLSFGPNKVLRGVDLDVPAGTTTAIIGPSGSGKSTLLRTLNRLYEPDSGDILLDGRSVLADNPDRLRQRIGMVFQQFNLFPHKTVLDNVTLGPRKLKGLNSEHARTVGLEQLDRVGLRHKADVRPATLSGGQQQRVAIARALAMAPEVMFFDEATSALDPELVKGILELMADLAADGMTILAVTHEMGFARSTADAVVFMDHGKVVESGTPDQIFDSAETERLRRFLSQVL; from the coding sequence ATGACGGCACCACAGCCAGTCGCGCTGGCCGCCAAGGACATCCACCTGTCGTTCGGTCCGAACAAGGTCCTGCGCGGGGTGGATCTGGACGTACCCGCGGGCACGACGACGGCCATCATCGGCCCGTCCGGATCCGGAAAATCAACCCTGCTGCGCACCCTCAACCGGTTGTACGAACCCGACAGCGGCGACATCCTGCTCGACGGGCGCTCTGTGCTCGCCGACAACCCCGACCGGCTGCGTCAGCGCATCGGCATGGTGTTCCAGCAGTTCAACCTGTTCCCGCACAAAACGGTTCTCGACAACGTGACCCTTGGCCCGCGCAAGCTCAAGGGCCTGAACTCCGAGCACGCGCGCACCGTCGGGCTCGAGCAGTTGGACCGGGTCGGGCTGCGGCACAAGGCCGATGTGCGCCCGGCCACACTTTCGGGCGGTCAGCAGCAGCGGGTGGCGATCGCGCGGGCACTCGCCATGGCCCCGGAGGTGATGTTCTTCGACGAGGCCACCTCGGCACTGGACCCCGAGTTGGTCAAGGGAATCCTGGAGTTGATGGCCGACCTGGCCGCCGACGGGATGACCATTCTGGCCGTCACCCACGAGATGGGATTCGCCCGTTCCACCGCCGACGCGGTGGTGTTCATGGATCACGGCAAAGTGGTCGAGTCCGGCACGCCCGATCAGATTTTCGACTCCGCCGAGACAGAACGGCTGCGCCGCTTCCTGTCCCAGGTGCTGTGA
- a CDS encoding MarR family winged helix-turn-helix transcriptional regulator: MSEPDSQVTELAGELQRVLSKVFSVLRRGDTNKGTAGELTLAQLSILLTLLDQGPIRMTELAARERVRTPTTTVAIRRLEKLGLVKRSRDPSDLRAVLVEVTPRGLVQHRESLAARRADLAARLANLSPDDLATLATALAPLERLASQNDQSASAHAKSE; the protein is encoded by the coding sequence ATGAGCGAGCCCGATTCGCAGGTCACAGAGTTGGCCGGAGAGCTGCAGCGCGTACTCTCCAAGGTTTTCTCCGTGCTGCGCCGCGGCGACACCAACAAGGGCACCGCCGGTGAGCTCACCCTGGCCCAGCTCTCGATCCTGCTCACCCTGCTCGACCAGGGCCCCATCCGCATGACCGAACTTGCCGCCCGCGAGCGGGTACGCACGCCGACCACCACCGTCGCCATCCGCCGGCTCGAGAAGCTCGGGCTGGTCAAACGCTCCCGCGACCCCTCGGACCTGCGTGCGGTACTGGTCGAGGTCACCCCGCGCGGCCTGGTGCAACACCGCGAATCCCTGGCTGCCCGACGGGCCGACCTGGCCGCCCGGTTGGCCAACCTGAGTCCCGACGACCTCGCGACGCTGGCCACCGCCCTCGCCCCGCTCGAACGGCTGGCCAGCCAGAACGACCAGTCCGCCTCGGCCCACGCCAAATCCGAGTAG
- the ggh gene encoding glucosylglycerate hydrolase, with protein MPPDPSFAPTQLAARAAYLLRGNDLGVMTTAAPLLYPHMWSWDAAFVSIGLAPLSVERAVVELDTLLSAQWRNGMIPHIVFANGVDGYFPGPARWATSALAANAPRIRHTSGITQPPVHAIAVQRILDHARRRGRSTRTVAETFLDRRWSDLVRWHRWLAEMRDQEGRGRITLYHGWESGMDNSPRWDSAYANVVPGSVPEYQREDNAIITDATQRPSDLEYDRYLWLLEEMKSVRYDDDLLPKVMSFAVEDVFVSAIFSVACQVLAEIGEDYKRPHADVRDLYSWAERFRTGVVETADERSGAARDYDVRAKKWVATETVAQFAPLLCGGLPHDRERALLRLLEGPRFCGHPDLKYALIPSTSPVSRDFRPREYWRGPVWPVMTWLFSWCFARRGWAERASALRREGLRQASDGTFAEYYEPFTGEPLGSMQQSWTAAAVLDWLG; from the coding sequence ATGCCACCGGATCCAAGCTTCGCTCCCACTCAGCTCGCCGCGCGCGCCGCATACCTGCTGCGTGGCAACGACCTGGGTGTGATGACCACCGCCGCACCGTTGCTGTATCCGCACATGTGGAGCTGGGATGCGGCGTTCGTGTCGATCGGCCTGGCTCCGTTGAGCGTGGAGCGCGCCGTGGTGGAGCTCGACACCCTGCTGTCGGCGCAGTGGCGCAACGGGATGATCCCGCACATCGTGTTCGCCAACGGGGTAGATGGCTACTTTCCGGGCCCGGCCCGGTGGGCGACCTCGGCGCTGGCTGCCAATGCGCCGCGGATCCGGCACACCTCCGGGATCACGCAGCCGCCCGTACATGCGATCGCGGTGCAGCGCATCCTCGACCATGCCCGCAGGCGGGGGCGGTCCACTCGGACGGTGGCCGAGACGTTTCTCGATCGGCGGTGGTCCGATCTGGTGCGCTGGCACCGCTGGCTGGCCGAGATGCGGGATCAGGAAGGCCGTGGCCGGATCACGCTGTACCACGGGTGGGAGTCCGGCATGGACAACTCGCCGCGCTGGGACAGCGCATATGCCAACGTGGTTCCCGGCAGCGTGCCGGAGTATCAGCGTGAGGACAACGCCATCATCACCGACGCCACGCAACGGCCGAGCGATCTTGAGTACGACCGGTATCTGTGGCTGCTCGAGGAGATGAAATCCGTTCGCTACGACGATGATCTGCTGCCGAAGGTGATGAGCTTCGCCGTCGAGGACGTGTTCGTATCGGCGATCTTCTCGGTGGCCTGTCAGGTGCTCGCCGAGATCGGGGAGGACTACAAACGTCCGCATGCCGATGTGCGTGATCTCTACTCGTGGGCGGAGCGTTTCCGAACCGGGGTGGTGGAGACTGCCGACGAACGTAGCGGTGCGGCAAGGGATTACGACGTGCGTGCGAAGAAGTGGGTGGCCACCGAGACGGTTGCCCAGTTCGCCCCGTTACTGTGCGGCGGGTTGCCGCATGACCGGGAACGGGCCCTGCTGCGGCTGTTGGAGGGGCCGCGGTTCTGCGGGCACCCGGATCTGAAGTACGCGCTCATCCCGTCGACATCGCCGGTGTCGCGGGATTTCCGGCCCCGCGAGTACTGGCGTGGCCCGGTGTGGCCGGTAATGACGTGGCTTTTCTCGTGGTGCTTCGCGCGGCGGGGCTGGGCTGAGCGGGCATCCGCGCTGCGTCGGGAAGGCCTGCGTCAGGCCAGTGACGGCACTTTCGCCGAGTACTACGAGCCGTTCACCGGCGAACCGCTGGGCAGCATGCAGCAATCGTGGACCGCTGCAGCGGTATTGGACTGGTTGGGATAG
- a CDS encoding SDR family oxidoreductase, which yields MPTALITGAAGGIGSAIAAALAPTHTLLLAGRPSARLDALAERLGAPTWPLDLTDADSIESATEVLAELDVLVHNAGVLYPGRVAESIAEQWRASFEVNVTGAVALTLALLPALRAAGGHVVFINSGAGQKVSAGMASYSASKFALRAFADSLRADEPSLRVTSIFPGRVDTEMQRDLVAYENAVTDGAGEYDPAKFLKPETVAGLAATAVTTPPDGHVHEIVVRPG from the coding sequence GTGCCGACTGCATTGATCACCGGAGCCGCTGGCGGCATCGGCTCGGCCATCGCCGCCGCCCTTGCTCCCACCCATACGCTGCTGCTGGCCGGCCGCCCGTCGGCCCGGCTCGACGCGCTGGCCGAGCGCCTCGGCGCGCCGACCTGGCCGCTGGATCTCACCGACGCCGATTCGATCGAATCCGCCACCGAGGTGCTCGCCGAACTCGATGTGCTGGTGCACAACGCCGGTGTGCTCTACCCCGGTCGGGTCGCCGAGTCGATCGCCGAGCAGTGGCGGGCCTCGTTCGAAGTGAATGTCACCGGCGCGGTGGCCCTCACCCTGGCGCTGCTACCCGCCCTGCGCGCCGCCGGCGGACACGTGGTGTTCATCAACTCCGGTGCCGGACAAAAGGTTTCAGCGGGTATGGCGTCCTATTCGGCGAGTAAGTTCGCGCTGCGGGCGTTCGCCGACTCGTTGCGCGCCGACGAACCGTCGCTGCGGGTCACCTCGATCTTCCCCGGCCGCGTCGACACCGAGATGCAACGCGACCTCGTGGCCTATGAAAACGCGGTGACCGATGGGGCCGGCGAGTACGACCCGGCGAAATTCCTCAAGCCCGAGACGGTCGCCGGGCTGGCGGCGACCGCAGTCACCACCCCGCCCGACGGCCACGTGCACGAAATCGTGGTCCGCCCAGGGTGA